In Streptomyces sp. NBC_01439, the following are encoded in one genomic region:
- a CDS encoding helix-turn-helix domain-containing protein: MGDPSVALPGGADPAARTRELRRAHAAFTRDGRVEGPVRAVIARSWRRCARARLSPECAPRVELAEAELRSYREEHPLARVMPLFRELVGAFAAHGAHLLAVCDARGSLLWVEGEQGTLRRAEGLGFVPGARWAESAMGTNAPGTAVATGEPVQVFGAEHFSRRVHPWTCAAAPVRDPRTGRLLGAVDITGGDGLAHPHSLGFVRAVARAAEAQLTLLEPDRPAPRNTLAALGQDEALLVTAGRKLRLGRRHSEIMALLAHHPEGLSGEELAISLYEDESVSPVTLRAEISRLRALLGPSAPLSRPYRTAGPLDADFTVLTRQLAAGAVSAALHHYPGPLLPGSTAPAIVRLRRRIEDQARAAVIARADAGMLTDWVCSPWGADDPQAWRALAAALPPERRPAALAHAHALDRELGARPDPGGRRRATYPQPARP, from the coding sequence ATGGGCGATCCGTCGGTGGCGCTGCCGGGCGGGGCCGATCCGGCCGCGCGCACGCGCGAACTACGGCGGGCACATGCCGCGTTCACCCGGGACGGGCGGGTCGAGGGTCCGGTCCGGGCGGTCATCGCGCGGTCCTGGCGGCGGTGCGCGCGGGCCCGGCTCAGCCCGGAGTGCGCGCCCCGGGTGGAGCTCGCGGAGGCGGAGCTGCGCTCGTACCGCGAGGAGCATCCGCTGGCCCGGGTGATGCCGCTGTTCCGGGAGCTCGTGGGGGCGTTCGCCGCGCACGGTGCCCACCTGCTGGCGGTGTGCGACGCGCGGGGCAGCCTGCTGTGGGTGGAGGGCGAACAGGGAACCCTGCGCAGGGCCGAGGGCCTCGGCTTCGTCCCGGGCGCGCGCTGGGCGGAGTCGGCGATGGGCACCAACGCACCGGGGACGGCGGTCGCGACGGGCGAGCCCGTGCAGGTCTTCGGGGCCGAACACTTCAGCCGCCGGGTACACCCGTGGACCTGCGCGGCGGCCCCGGTGCGGGACCCCCGGACGGGCAGGCTGCTGGGCGCGGTGGACATCACCGGGGGCGACGGCCTGGCCCACCCGCACTCCCTCGGCTTCGTACGGGCGGTGGCCCGGGCGGCGGAAGCCCAGTTGACGCTGCTCGAACCGGATCGGCCGGCCCCCAGGAACACCCTCGCCGCCCTCGGCCAGGACGAAGCACTGCTGGTCACCGCCGGTCGCAAGCTCCGGCTCGGGCGGCGGCACAGCGAGATCATGGCGCTGCTCGCGCACCATCCCGAGGGCTTGTCCGGCGAGGAGCTGGCGATCTCCTTGTACGAGGACGAGTCGGTGTCGCCCGTGACGTTGCGCGCCGAGATCTCCCGGCTGCGCGCCCTGCTGGGGCCGTCGGCGCCGCTTTCGAGGCCGTACCGCACGGCCGGTCCGCTGGACGCGGATTTCACCGTCCTGACCCGGCAGTTGGCCGCCGGGGCGGTGTCCGCGGCCCTCCACCACTACCCCGGCCCCCTGCTGCCGGGCTCCACCGCACCCGCCATCGTCCGGTTGCGGCGCCGGATCGAGGACCAGGCTCGGGCGGCCGTGATCGCACGGGCGGATGCCGGGATGCTGACCGACTGGGTGTGCAGCCCGTGGGGCGCGGACGACCCGCAGGCGTGGCGGGCGCTGGCGGCCGCGCTGCCCCCGGAACGCCGGCCGGCCGCGCTGGCCCACGCGCACGCCCTGGACCGGGAGCTGGGCGCGCGCCCGGACCCAGGTGGTCGGCGGCGTGCAACGTATCCGCAACCTGCCCGCCCCTAG
- a CDS encoding SWF or SNF family helicase, with protein MNSREPYEKTFPALAPAPGRGFARTWWGRAWLRALEDSALDEAQVKQGRRYARAGAVGAVSARPGGLTAVVRDPDGTAHRTDVLVQEFTEAEWDRLLDLAAAEAGHIAALLDREVPPELAEDAAAAEVELLPGIGDLDPRCDCGEWDHCPHTAALCYQVARLLDQDPFVLLLLRGRGERGLVDELAERSRVEAEAEAAAPHAPVDEGVPAAEVFAVGAALPALPPLPGLPPAPGQPPTLDTETDAEPELDVDAVEFLAQAAATEAHRRLAEALTPGHAERAPAAPLTHAQDAVRLSAEAGDFRLRSRLAAATGRSRAEMELAVRAWGFGAAQGLAVLEEDWTPGRSELARARSALAAAWADGEAPVLRRVRARWTEAGTDRQLRLGREGRWWPYRREAGRWIPSGPSAPDPGSALEADPAP; from the coding sequence ATGAACAGCCGAGAGCCGTACGAGAAGACCTTCCCGGCCCTGGCGCCCGCCCCCGGCCGCGGCTTCGCCCGCACGTGGTGGGGCCGTGCCTGGCTGCGCGCCCTGGAGGACAGTGCGCTCGACGAGGCGCAGGTCAAGCAGGGTCGCCGGTACGCGCGCGCGGGCGCCGTCGGCGCGGTGTCGGCGCGCCCCGGCGGGCTCACCGCGGTGGTGCGCGATCCGGACGGGACGGCGCACCGGACGGACGTGCTGGTGCAGGAGTTCACGGAAGCGGAATGGGACCGACTGCTGGATCTGGCTGCCGCGGAGGCTGGGCACATCGCGGCGCTGCTCGACCGGGAGGTGCCGCCGGAACTCGCCGAGGACGCCGCCGCGGCCGAGGTCGAGCTGCTGCCCGGCATAGGAGACCTCGACCCGCGCTGCGACTGCGGCGAGTGGGACCACTGCCCGCACACGGCCGCGCTCTGCTACCAGGTGGCCCGGCTACTGGACCAGGACCCCTTCGTGCTGCTGCTCCTGCGGGGCCGGGGCGAGCGCGGGCTGGTGGACGAGCTGGCGGAGCGGAGCAGGGTGGAAGCGGAAGCAGAAGCAGCCGCTCCGCACGCGCCGGTCGACGAGGGGGTCCCGGCGGCGGAGGTCTTCGCGGTGGGCGCTGCCCTGCCTGCCCTGCCCCCGCTGCCGGGGCTGCCACCGGCGCCGGGCCAGCCGCCGACCCTGGACACGGAGACCGATGCGGAACCTGAACTCGACGTGGATGCGGTGGAGTTCCTGGCGCAGGCGGCCGCGACCGAGGCCCACCGGCGGCTCGCGGAGGCGCTGACTCCGGGACACGCCGAACGCGCCCCGGCGGCCCCGCTCACACACGCCCAAGACGCCGTACGACTCTCGGCCGAGGCCGGTGACTTTCGGCTCCGTTCCCGCCTGGCGGCGGCTACCGGGCGCAGCCGGGCCGAGATGGAACTGGCCGTACGCGCCTGGGGCTTCGGCGCGGCCCAGGGCCTGGCGGTGCTGGAGGAAGACTGGACGCCGGGCCGGAGCGAACTGGCCCGTGCCCGGTCGGCCCTGGCCGCGGCCTGGGCGGACGGGGAGGCTCCGGTGCTCCGCCGGGTCCGCGCCCGCTGGACGGAAGCGGGCACCGACCGCCAGCTCCGGCTGGGCCGGGAGGGGCGCTGGTGGCCGTACCGCCGCGAGGCGGGTCGGTGGATCCCGTCGGGGCCCTCCGCCCCCGACCCGGGCTCGGCGCTGGAGGCCGATCCCGCCCCATGA
- a CDS encoding polyprenyl synthetase family protein, with translation MSYLDLHREVSQDIDAEIDAALERLGPVASTTRNSVAKLLEHRKLRHPLSVLPLLTHAIETGNPRPAIPLSAVHLLWWTSACYLDDLADANGASISGELTENEALLASVITGNSLPIQILLSQDLPDSSRSALIAEILNGWIIGVDGQIDDMRGDICSASRKSVVETYRGKSGAPFGMITAMAAIFSGTTAEKVELWREFGYVFGILWQIFNDQEDILSGRNEDLLNGTVTYLLASVIEDSSPDAREHVLGLCAAAGRSPQARAELEALLRTPTALDRYRAEIDAFRAEGYRILDELGGDETYLPVLRHLVDHASQMLLEADPAPAFVSGAA, from the coding sequence ATGTCCTACCTGGACCTGCACCGGGAAGTCTCGCAGGACATCGACGCGGAGATCGACGCCGCGCTGGAGCGGCTCGGCCCAGTGGCGAGCACGACCAGGAACTCAGTGGCCAAGCTCTTGGAGCACCGCAAACTGAGACATCCCCTCTCGGTGCTGCCGCTCCTCACGCACGCCATAGAGACCGGCAATCCGAGGCCGGCCATCCCGCTGTCCGCCGTCCACCTGCTGTGGTGGACCTCGGCCTGCTACCTCGACGACCTGGCGGACGCCAACGGCGCCTCCATCTCCGGCGAGCTCACCGAGAACGAAGCGCTGCTCGCATCCGTCATCACGGGGAACTCGCTCCCCATCCAGATCCTCCTCTCGCAGGACCTCCCGGACTCGTCGCGCAGCGCGCTGATAGCCGAGATCCTGAACGGCTGGATCATCGGCGTCGACGGCCAGATCGACGACATGCGCGGGGACATCTGCAGCGCCTCGCGGAAATCAGTGGTCGAGACGTACCGCGGCAAGTCCGGTGCGCCCTTCGGAATGATCACGGCAATGGCCGCGATATTCTCCGGAACAACGGCCGAGAAGGTGGAGCTGTGGCGTGAATTCGGCTACGTCTTCGGCATCCTTTGGCAAATATTCAACGACCAGGAAGACATCCTGTCCGGCCGCAACGAGGACCTGCTCAACGGCACGGTCACCTATCTCCTCGCCTCCGTCATCGAGGACTCCTCGCCCGATGCCCGGGAGCACGTCCTGGGCCTGTGCGCGGCCGCCGGACGCTCGCCTCAGGCCAGAGCGGAACTGGAGGCACTGCTGCGGACGCCCACCGCTCTCGACCGGTACCGGGCCGAGATCGACGCGTTCCGCGCCGAGGGGTACCGGATCCTGGACGAACTGGGCGGCGACGAGACCTACTTGCCGGTACTCCGACACCTCGTGGACCACGCGTCCCAGATGCTGCTCGAAGCGGATCCCGCCCCGGCCTTCGTGAGCGGCGCCGCCTGA
- a CDS encoding oxygenase MpaB family protein, giving the protein MQRYDRLREILRLDPDKDFLAIYRLTATYEFPWDFTRALELALFRTYAVPSIGGLLAETAEFTDRPQKRYDDTSLLLDAVVEHGFESDTARTAIRRVNQMHRSYDISNEDMRYVLCTFVVIPARWLDAYGWRPLTHHERRACANYYAALGRHLGITDIPGSYEEFEITLNAYEEAHFGWDEGARKVADSTLDLMASWYPAPVAPAVRRASLALLDESLLRAFRYETPRAPVQRLVQGALRLRGRAVRLLPPRRAPHYARQNPEIKGYPDGYDVGELGTFPVPGSGGCPVPHPRRPAGAEAQPPA; this is encoded by the coding sequence GTGCAGCGTTACGATCGGCTGAGGGAGATCCTCCGTCTCGATCCCGACAAGGACTTCCTCGCCATCTACCGGCTCACCGCCACCTACGAGTTCCCCTGGGACTTCACCCGCGCCCTGGAACTCGCTCTGTTCCGGACCTATGCCGTCCCGAGCATCGGTGGCCTGCTGGCCGAGACGGCCGAGTTCACCGACCGGCCCCAGAAGCGCTACGACGACACCTCGCTGCTCCTGGACGCGGTCGTCGAGCACGGCTTCGAGAGCGACACTGCGCGCACCGCCATCCGCCGTGTCAACCAGATGCACCGCAGCTACGACATCTCGAACGAGGACATGCGGTACGTCCTGTGCACCTTCGTGGTGATTCCGGCACGCTGGCTGGACGCCTACGGCTGGCGCCCGCTGACCCACCACGAGCGCCGGGCCTGCGCGAACTACTACGCCGCTCTCGGCCGCCACCTGGGCATCACGGACATCCCGGGCTCCTACGAGGAGTTCGAGATCACCCTCAACGCCTACGAAGAGGCCCACTTCGGCTGGGACGAAGGCGCCCGCAAGGTCGCCGACTCCACCCTCGACCTCATGGCCTCCTGGTACCCGGCGCCGGTCGCCCCCGCCGTGCGGCGCGCGAGCCTCGCCCTCCTCGACGAATCGCTGCTGCGCGCCTTCCGGTACGAGACCCCGCGCGCCCCGGTCCAGCGCCTCGTCCAGGGCGCCCTGCGGCTGCGCGGCCGCGCGGTACGGCTCCTGCCCCCGCGCAGGGCCCCCCACTACGCCCGCCAGAACCCGGAGATCAAGGGCTATCCGGACGGCTACGACGTGGGTGAGCTCGGCACGTTCCCCGTGCCCGGCTCGGGCGGCTGCCCCGTTCCGCATCCCCGCCGGCCCGCCGGAGCCGAGGCTCAGCCTCCGGCCTGA
- a CDS encoding class I SAM-dependent methyltransferase, with protein sequence MSEDHTHVQEFFGARAADWDRRFPGDGPAFTTAVTEFGLRPGDRVLDAGCGTGRAMTALRAAVGPSGTVLGVDLTPQMLAAARRAGRDAEGALLLADVARLPLRDEVLDAVFAAGLIAHLPDPGANLSELARVVRPGGGLALFHPIGRAALAARHGRELTPQDMRAEHNLGPLLTGSGWNMVSYADDDDRFLVLAVRRPSTRSYVGPAPGVRGGARDQAGG encoded by the coding sequence ATGAGCGAAGACCACACACACGTGCAGGAGTTCTTCGGGGCGCGTGCGGCGGACTGGGACCGCAGGTTTCCCGGGGACGGGCCCGCGTTCACCACCGCCGTGACCGAGTTCGGACTGCGGCCCGGGGACCGCGTGCTCGACGCGGGCTGTGGCACCGGGCGGGCCATGACCGCGCTGCGGGCCGCCGTCGGACCGTCCGGAACCGTTCTCGGCGTGGACCTCACCCCGCAGATGCTGGCCGCCGCGCGGCGGGCGGGGCGGGACGCCGAGGGCGCCCTGCTGCTCGCTGACGTGGCCCGGCTGCCGCTGCGCGACGAGGTGCTCGACGCGGTGTTCGCCGCCGGGCTCATCGCCCACCTGCCCGACCCGGGGGCGAACCTGTCCGAGCTCGCCCGGGTGGTCCGTCCCGGTGGCGGGCTCGCCCTCTTCCACCCGATCGGGCGAGCGGCCCTCGCCGCTCGGCACGGTCGCGAACTGACCCCGCAGGACATGCGGGCCGAGCACAACCTCGGCCCGCTGCTGACCGGTTCGGGCTGGAACATGGTCTCGTACGCCGATGACGACGACCGTTTCCTGGTGCTGGCCGTGCGTCGCCCCTCAACGCGTTCGTACGTCGGCCCCGCGCCCGGGGTCCGCGGAGGCGCCCGGGATCAGGCCGGAGGCTGA
- a CDS encoding MHYT domain-containing protein: MGHLDHAAYGWLTPALSYVMASIGAALGLRCTVRALATTGASRRNWLLTAASAIGTGIWTMHFVAMLGFEVTGTEIHYDVPLTILSLLVAVLVVGAGVFAVGYGKDRGRSLVLGGLTTGLGVASMHYLGMAALRLHGDVSYDPLTVGLSVAIAVIAATAALWAALNIKSPVAVAVASLVMGAAVSSMHYTGMMAVAVSVSPSDAALPGATAMQFIFPLAVGLGSYLFITAAFVALSPTVDGPAASPSARHLGEHTATAH, translated from the coding sequence CTGGGACATCTGGACCACGCCGCCTACGGCTGGCTGACACCCGCGCTGTCATATGTGATGGCATCGATCGGCGCCGCTCTCGGGCTGCGCTGTACCGTCCGGGCTCTCGCCACGACCGGAGCCTCCCGCCGCAACTGGCTCCTCACCGCGGCCTCCGCCATCGGCACCGGTATCTGGACCATGCACTTCGTCGCCATGCTCGGCTTCGAGGTCACGGGCACCGAGATCCACTACGACGTGCCCCTCACGATCCTCAGCCTGCTCGTCGCCGTGCTGGTGGTGGGCGCCGGAGTCTTTGCCGTCGGCTACGGAAAGGACCGCGGCCGGTCCCTCGTACTGGGCGGCCTGACCACCGGACTCGGCGTCGCCAGCATGCACTACCTGGGCATGGCGGCCCTGCGTCTGCACGGCGACGTCTCCTACGATCCGCTCACCGTCGGACTCTCCGTCGCCATCGCCGTGATTGCGGCGACCGCCGCCCTGTGGGCCGCGCTCAACATCAAGTCCCCGGTGGCGGTCGCCGTCGCCTCGCTCGTCATGGGCGCCGCCGTGAGCAGCATGCACTACACGGGGATGATGGCCGTCGCCGTCAGCGTCAGCCCCTCGGACGCGGCCCTTCCCGGCGCCACGGCCATGCAGTTCATCTTCCCGCTCGCCGTCGGGTTGGGCTCCTACCTGTTCATCACCGCGGCCTTCGTCGCGCTGTCCCCGACGGTCGACGGGCCCGCCGCCTCCCCGTCGGCCCGGCACCTGGGGGAGCACACCGCGACCGCGCACTGA
- a CDS encoding sensor histidine kinase, protein MRTPRRRPEAAAPRMPAPPARGRRAHAGPPAEEPAELRDDRPDPPPARTSGSRPRLRLRPATVRAKIVSLLMVPVVSLLALWAFATVNTAQDMARLSRVHQVDTEIRTPVAAAVTELQAERRVAVRLLADPASDPGALDQQARRTDAAVQRLRLGDQHTVADSGDYRSDIVVRLEAFVAAAESLGASRKDITDRRATPEAAYTIYTRVVDSAFAVGGALTGGEKAELGPDARVLLEFSRAAELLSREDALLAAPGPRTAETLRQLTGAVESRRALTDSAAHDLPADQQAVWESAAKSAAYADLTGAEDRALAAGTSKESRGAPAGWEAAHNGIASSMREVEAAARAAVAGRADPFTEGALTPAGAAVLLGLAAVAASLVISVRIGRALVVELVSLRNTALEIAHRKLPQAMERLRAGQEIDVAAETPPGPPAEDEITQVGEALGTVHRAALSAAVERAELADGISGVFVNLARRSQVLVHRQLTLLDSMERRADDPNELGDLFRLDHLTTRMRRHAESLIILSGAAPGRAWRMPVPLTNVVRAAVSEIEDYPRIEVRQLAEAAVVGGAVADLTHLLAELIENAAQFSPPHTKVRVSGEPVGTGYVLEVEDRGLGMGPESLGDANRRIEQSESLDLFDSDRLGLFVVSRLSARHGVKVHLRTSPYGGTTAVVLLPNSMLQGAITTGAPAGAAAPGSVPVPGAAPEPVPAPGPEPSALAPVRSTSRSTSASRSPSKSTSKSTSPSPAPSSAPAPKTAGRAEQPPAVTVVREDAQSEAPAPNPVREEPRPAPVASLRPRAPGGADARTQAAAVPAASVTELPRRVRQASLVPQLREAPAPKAPAASRLPEEPSGRSPEQARDRMAAYRAGWVRGAQENSPHAGSEGEV, encoded by the coding sequence ATGCGAACACCCCGCAGAAGACCGGAAGCAGCGGCGCCGCGGATGCCCGCGCCCCCGGCACGCGGACGCCGGGCCCACGCCGGTCCGCCGGCCGAGGAACCGGCGGAGCTCCGGGACGACCGGCCCGACCCGCCCCCCGCGCGCACGAGCGGATCCCGGCCGCGGTTGCGGCTGCGCCCCGCCACCGTCCGCGCGAAGATCGTTTCGCTGCTGATGGTCCCGGTCGTCTCGCTCCTCGCCCTCTGGGCCTTCGCCACCGTCAACACCGCCCAGGACATGGCCCGGCTCAGCCGAGTCCACCAGGTCGACACCGAGATCCGCACGCCCGTCGCCGCAGCCGTCACCGAGCTCCAGGCGGAGCGGCGGGTAGCGGTCCGTCTGCTCGCCGACCCCGCCTCCGACCCGGGCGCCCTGGACCAGCAGGCCCGCCGGACCGACGCCGCCGTCCAGCGGCTGCGGCTCGGTGACCAGCACACGGTCGCCGACTCCGGCGACTACCGCTCCGACATCGTGGTGCGGCTCGAGGCCTTCGTAGCCGCGGCCGAAAGCCTGGGCGCGTCGCGCAAGGACATCACCGACCGCCGGGCCACCCCCGAGGCGGCCTACACCATCTACACCCGCGTGGTCGATTCCGCCTTCGCCGTCGGAGGCGCCCTGACCGGCGGGGAGAAGGCCGAACTCGGCCCCGACGCCCGGGTCCTGCTCGAATTCTCCCGCGCCGCGGAACTGCTGTCCCGGGAGGACGCGCTGCTCGCCGCCCCCGGCCCGCGCACGGCCGAAACGCTTCGGCAGCTGACCGGCGCCGTCGAGTCCCGCCGCGCGCTCACCGACTCCGCCGCTCACGACCTCCCCGCCGACCAGCAGGCCGTCTGGGAGTCCGCCGCCAAGAGCGCCGCCTACGCCGATCTCACCGGAGCCGAGGACCGCGCGCTGGCGGCGGGCACCTCCAAGGAGAGCCGCGGGGCGCCCGCGGGATGGGAAGCCGCCCACAACGGCATCGCCTCCTCGATGAGGGAGGTCGAGGCGGCTGCACGGGCCGCGGTCGCCGGCCGGGCCGACCCGTTCACGGAAGGGGCGCTGACCCCGGCCGGGGCCGCCGTGCTGCTGGGCCTGGCGGCCGTCGCCGCCTCCCTCGTCATCTCGGTCCGGATCGGCCGGGCACTGGTCGTCGAACTCGTCTCGCTGCGCAACACCGCCCTGGAGATCGCCCACCGCAAACTCCCGCAGGCGATGGAACGGCTGCGCGCCGGCCAGGAGATCGACGTCGCCGCCGAGACCCCGCCCGGGCCGCCGGCCGAGGACGAGATCACCCAGGTCGGTGAGGCGCTCGGCACCGTACACCGGGCCGCGCTCAGCGCCGCCGTCGAACGGGCGGAACTCGCCGACGGGATCTCCGGTGTCTTCGTCAACCTCGCCCGCCGCAGCCAGGTCCTCGTGCACCGGCAGCTCACCCTGCTCGACTCGATGGAGCGGCGCGCCGACGACCCCAACGAGCTCGGTGACCTCTTCCGCCTCGACCACCTGACCACCCGGATGCGCCGGCACGCGGAAAGCCTGATCATCCTCTCGGGGGCCGCCCCGGGCCGGGCCTGGCGGATGCCGGTCCCCCTCACGAACGTCGTGCGGGCCGCCGTCTCCGAGATCGAGGACTACCCGCGGATCGAGGTCCGGCAGCTCGCGGAAGCCGCCGTGGTCGGGGGAGCCGTCGCCGACCTCACCCACCTGCTCGCCGAACTCATCGAGAACGCGGCCCAGTTCTCCCCGCCGCACACCAAGGTCCGGGTCAGTGGCGAGCCCGTCGGTACCGGTTACGTCCTGGAGGTCGAGGACCGTGGACTCGGCATGGGCCCCGAATCCCTCGGCGACGCCAACCGCCGCATCGAGCAGTCCGAGTCCCTCGACCTCTTCGACAGCGACCGGCTCGGGCTCTTCGTGGTCAGTCGCCTCTCGGCGCGCCACGGGGTGAAGGTGCACCTGCGCACCTCGCCCTACGGCGGCACCACGGCGGTGGTGCTCCTGCCGAATTCCATGCTCCAGGGCGCGATCACGACCGGAGCCCCTGCGGGAGCCGCTGCCCCAGGCTCGGTCCCGGTCCCCGGCGCGGCCCCGGAACCGGTCCCGGCGCCCGGCCCGGAGCCGTCAGCCCTCGCTCCGGTCCGGTCCACGTCCCGGTCCACGTCCGCGTCCAGGTCCCCTTCCAAGTCAACCTCCAAGTCCACGTCCCCGTCCCCCGCCCCCTCCTCCGCTCCGGCGCCGAAGACAGCCGGGAGGGCCGAACAGCCACCGGCCGTGACCGTCGTACGGGAAGACGCGCAGTCCGAGGCCCCGGCCCCGAACCCCGTACGAGAGGAGCCGCGCCCGGCCCCGGTGGCTTCGCTCCGGCCGCGCGCCCCCGGTGGCGCGGACGCCCGTACCCAGGCGGCCGCGGTGCCTGCGGCCTCGGTGACGGAGCTGCCGCGCCGGGTGCGTCAGGCCAGTCTCGTCCCGCAGCTCCGGGAGGCCCCCGCCCCGAAGGCCCCGGCCGCATCGCGCCTGCCCGAGGAGCCGTCGGGCCGCAGTCCGGAGCAGGCTCGGGACCGGATGGCGGCCTACCGGGCCGGCTGGGTCCGGGGCGCCCAGGAGAACTCCCCTCACGCAGGCAGCGAAGGAGAAGTGTGA
- a CDS encoding roadblock/LC7 domain-containing protein — translation MIEHQWIDLDGDRRSGELDWLLDDLVLRVREVRHAVVLSNDGLAVGASSALSREDAEHLAAVASGFHSLAKGAGRHFHVGEVRQTMVEMDEGFLFVAAAGDGSCLAVLSAASADIGLIAYEMARLVKRVGEHLYTPPRFAARPPAAG, via the coding sequence ATGATCGAACACCAATGGATCGACCTCGACGGCGACCGCAGATCCGGCGAGCTGGACTGGTTGCTCGACGACCTGGTGCTCCGGGTGCGCGAGGTCCGGCATGCCGTGGTCCTCTCCAACGACGGCCTGGCGGTGGGCGCCTCCAGCGCGCTCAGCCGGGAGGACGCCGAGCACCTGGCCGCGGTGGCCTCCGGCTTCCACAGCCTGGCCAAGGGCGCGGGCCGGCACTTCCACGTCGGGGAAGTGCGCCAGACGATGGTCGAGATGGACGAGGGCTTCCTCTTCGTCGCAGCCGCCGGCGATGGTTCCTGCCTGGCCGTCCTCAGCGCCGCCAGTGCCGATATCGGCCTGATCGCCTACGAGATGGCCCGGCTCGTGAAGCGGGTCGGCGAGCACCTCTACACCCCGCCCCGGTTCGCGGCGCGCCCGCCGGCCGCCGGCTGA
- a CDS encoding DUF742 domain-containing protein — protein sequence MNGQWYDADAGPLVRPYAMTGGRTKPGPHGVRFDLIALVAVDPTAPDGAAESLLGPEHRALLGLCRSETQSVAELAADADLPVGVVRVLLGDLLEGGHVKVSRPVPPAQLPDERILREVIEGLRAL from the coding sequence ATGAACGGCCAGTGGTACGACGCCGACGCGGGTCCGCTCGTCCGTCCGTACGCCATGACCGGCGGGCGCACGAAGCCGGGACCCCACGGGGTGCGCTTCGACCTCATCGCGCTGGTCGCGGTCGACCCGACGGCCCCGGACGGGGCGGCCGAGTCCCTGCTGGGCCCCGAACACCGGGCACTGCTCGGGCTCTGCCGGTCCGAGACCCAGTCGGTGGCCGAACTGGCCGCCGACGCGGACCTGCCCGTGGGAGTGGTGCGGGTGCTCCTCGGGGACCTGCTGGAGGGCGGGCACGTCAAGGTCAGCCGGCCCGTACCACCCGCACAACTGCCGGACGAGCGGATTCTGCGTGAAGTCATCGAGGGATTGAGAGCGCTTTGA
- a CDS encoding GTP-binding protein, whose product MGQYDDRTAGPAPAPVQDAGVDPGPGEDPELAALALKILVAGGFGVGKTTLVGAVSEIRPLRTEEALSEAGELVDDTGGVDQKTTTTVAMDFGRITIRSGLSLYLFGTPGQDRFWFLWDELSLGALGAVVLADTRRLEDCFPAVDYFEHRRIPFVVAVNCFTDARRYGAHDVARALDLEQGTPVVLCDARDRDSGKEVLIRLVEYAGRVHTARLLDSVGSQADSV is encoded by the coding sequence ATGGGACAGTACGACGATCGAACTGCCGGACCGGCCCCGGCCCCGGTCCAGGACGCGGGCGTGGATCCCGGTCCGGGGGAAGACCCCGAGCTGGCCGCACTCGCCCTGAAGATCCTGGTGGCGGGCGGGTTCGGGGTGGGCAAGACCACGCTGGTGGGCGCGGTCAGCGAGATCCGGCCGCTGCGGACGGAGGAAGCGCTGAGCGAGGCGGGTGAACTGGTCGACGACACGGGCGGCGTGGACCAGAAGACGACCACGACGGTGGCCATGGACTTCGGGCGGATCACGATCCGGTCCGGATTGTCCCTGTACCTGTTCGGCACGCCGGGGCAGGACCGGTTCTGGTTCTTGTGGGACGAGCTGTCGCTCGGCGCGCTGGGCGCGGTGGTCCTGGCCGACACGCGGCGGCTGGAGGACTGCTTTCCGGCGGTGGACTACTTCGAGCACCGGCGCATCCCGTTCGTGGTGGCCGTCAACTGCTTCACGGACGCACGGCGGTACGGAGCGCACGACGTCGCGCGGGCCCTGGACCTGGAACAGGGGACGCCGGTGGTGCTGTGCGACGCGCGGGACCGGGATTCGGGGAAGGAAGTGCTGATCCGGCTGGTCGAGTACGCCGGGCGGGTGCACACCGCCCGGCTGCTGGACTCGGTGGGCTCGCAGGCCGATTCCGTCTGA
- a CDS encoding PPOX class F420-dependent oxidoreductase codes for MAKKMTEEEWRAFVSHSTRTGKLSTVREDGSPHIAPIWFVLDGDSFVFNTGKDTVKGRNLTRDGRVALCVDDERPPFSFVVLQGRAEISEYGDGPDELHAWAARIATRYMGEEQGEAFARRNAVPTELLVRVPIDKVIALADLAD; via the coding sequence ATGGCGAAGAAGATGACTGAAGAGGAATGGCGGGCGTTCGTCTCGCACTCGACCCGCACCGGAAAGCTCTCCACCGTGCGCGAGGACGGTAGTCCGCACATCGCTCCCATTTGGTTCGTGCTCGACGGCGATTCCTTCGTTTTCAACACCGGAAAGGACACCGTCAAAGGGCGCAACCTCACCCGCGACGGCCGGGTCGCGCTCTGCGTGGACGACGAACGGCCGCCCTTCTCCTTCGTCGTCCTCCAGGGCCGAGCCGAGATCAGCGAGTACGGCGACGGCCCGGACGAACTGCACGCCTGGGCGGCCCGGATCGCCACCCGCTACATGGGTGAGGAGCAGGGGGAGGCCTTCGCCCGCCGCAACGCCGTCCCGACCGAACTCCTCGTCAGGGTCCCGATCGACAAGGTGATCGCGCTCGCCGACCTCGCCGACTGA